From the genome of Gilliamella sp. wkB7, one region includes:
- the argB gene encoding acetylglutamate kinase produces the protein MKPLIIKLGGILLDNKDALSNLFVIIQEYKKNFRRPLIIVHGGGSVVDSLMDRLSMPVVRRNGLRVTPADQIDVIVGSLAGSANTRLLSEAKKLQIAVVGLCLADGNSVEVKQISEDLGYVGEARAGDPTLINLLINSGYLPIVSSIGITEDGQMMNVNADHAAVALAKTLNADLILLSDVVGVLDENKQLIQSLTRAQADQLIANGVITDGMIVKVNSAFEAAKALGRPIDIASWKQADKLIELFNGKSDVTGTRIIA, from the coding sequence ATGAAACCATTAATTATTAAACTTGGCGGTATATTACTTGATAATAAAGATGCTTTAAGTAATCTATTTGTTATTATTCAAGAATATAAAAAGAATTTCCGTCGACCATTAATTATTGTTCATGGAGGCGGTAGCGTTGTTGATTCATTAATGGATCGTTTATCCATGCCAGTTGTTCGTCGTAATGGTTTACGTGTTACACCAGCAGATCAGATTGATGTAATTGTTGGTAGTCTTGCTGGTAGTGCGAATACCCGATTATTGTCAGAAGCCAAAAAACTACAAATAGCAGTTGTTGGACTCTGTTTAGCTGATGGTAATAGTGTTGAAGTTAAACAAATTTCCGAAGACTTAGGTTATGTAGGTGAAGCTAGAGCCGGCGATCCCACTTTAATTAATTTATTGATAAATTCAGGATATTTGCCTATTGTCAGTTCAATTGGTATTACTGAAGATGGGCAAATGATGAATGTCAATGCGGATCATGCCGCAGTAGCTTTAGCCAAAACTTTAAATGCGGATTTGATTTTGCTTTCTGATGTGGTGGGCGTTCTTGATGAAAACAAACAGCTCATTCAATCTTTAACGCGAGCGCAAGCCGATCAGCTTATTGCAAATGGCGTAATTACCGATGGTATGATTGTCAAAGTTAATTCAGCTTTTGAAGCTGCAAAAGCATTAGGACGACCTATTGATATTGCAAGCTGGAAACAAGCGGATAAATTAATTGAATTATTTAATGGAAAATCAGATGTGACTGGCACAAGAATTATTGCTTAA
- the argH gene encoding argininosuccinate lyase encodes MALWGGRFSQAADQRFKQFNDSLRFDYRLAEQDIIGSIAWSKALVTVNVLSYDEQKKLEKALNELLNSVQQDPQQILQSDAEDIHSWVEQKLIEKIGDLGKKLHTGRSRNDQSTTDLKLWCKVEISQLINAINHLRQALVTTAELHQSVVMPGYTHLQRAQPITFAHWCLAYFEMLTRDISRLQDTLKRLDVSPLGSGALAGTAYPMDRDELAHWLGFAKATNNSLDSVSDRDHILELLNNASIGMVHLSRFAEDLIIFNSGEANFVELSDRVTSGSSLMPQKKNPDALELIRGKVGRVAGALAGAMMTLKGLPLAYNKDLQEDKEHLFDAIDTWQECLDMSALVLEDIKINYKNCQEAAKQGYSNATELADYLVSKGIPFREAHHIVGEAVVGAIAKQKALEELSLEELKLFSPVIDKDVYEVLSLESCLAKRSAKGGVSPLQVKIAIENAKKQLS; translated from the coding sequence ATGGCATTATGGGGTGGGCGTTTCAGCCAAGCAGCAGATCAACGATTTAAACAATTTAATGATTCATTGCGTTTTGATTATCGTCTTGCAGAGCAAGACATCATTGGATCAATTGCTTGGTCTAAAGCATTGGTTACTGTTAATGTCTTATCTTATGATGAACAGAAAAAATTAGAAAAAGCTTTAAATGAATTACTTAATTCGGTTCAACAAGACCCGCAGCAAATTTTACAAAGTGATGCGGAAGATATTCATAGTTGGGTGGAGCAAAAATTAATTGAAAAAATTGGTGATTTAGGTAAAAAGCTACATACAGGTCGAAGTCGAAATGATCAATCAACCACCGATCTTAAGTTATGGTGCAAGGTTGAAATATCACAATTAATTAATGCTATAAATCATCTACGCCAAGCATTAGTGACAACAGCAGAACTACATCAAAGTGTTGTCATGCCTGGTTATACTCATCTACAAAGAGCTCAGCCAATTACTTTTGCACACTGGTGCTTAGCCTATTTTGAAATGCTAACCCGAGATATTAGCCGATTACAAGATACATTAAAACGTTTAGATGTCAGCCCTTTAGGTTCTGGGGCATTAGCTGGTACTGCATATCCAATGGATCGCGATGAATTGGCTCACTGGCTCGGTTTTGCAAAAGCAACTAATAATAGTTTAGATTCCGTATCCGATCGTGATCATATTTTAGAATTACTTAACAATGCTTCCATTGGGATGGTTCATTTATCGCGTTTTGCTGAAGACCTTATTATTTTCAATAGTGGTGAAGCAAATTTTGTTGAATTATCCGATAGAGTAACTTCTGGTTCCTCACTTATGCCTCAAAAGAAAAATCCTGATGCATTAGAACTCATTCGCGGTAAAGTAGGGCGAGTGGCTGGAGCATTGGCTGGCGCTATGATGACACTTAAAGGCCTGCCTTTGGCTTACAATAAAGATCTTCAAGAAGATAAAGAACATTTATTTGATGCTATCGATACTTGGCAAGAATGTTTAGATATGTCAGCTTTAGTTTTAGAAGATATCAAAATCAATTATAAAAATTGCCAAGAAGCAGCAAAACAAGGTTACTCAAATGCAACTGAACTTGCTGATTATTTAGTCTCAAAAGGTATCCCTTTCCGAGAAGCTCATCATATTGTTGGTGAGGCTGTTGTTGGTGCAATCGCAAAACAAAAAGCATTAGAAGAACTTTCATTAGAAGAATTAAAGTTATTTAGCCCAGTTATAGATAAAGATGTTTACGAAGTACTATCGTTAGAATCTTGTTTAGCTAAACGTTCAGCTAAAGGTGGTGTATCGCCACTACAAGTTAAAATTGCTATTGAAAACGCTAAAAAGCAGTTATCCTAA
- the serC gene encoding 3-phosphoserine/phosphohydroxythreonine transaminase, with translation MSKSYNFSAGPAKLPVDVLKQVQNELLNWHNTDASVMELSHRGKDFDACAIEATDDLREILNVPKNYKILFCQGGARAQFAAVPLNILGNKTTADYINSGYWSQCAAKEASKYCQIKEQNVVVKENGLTSIKPMSEWKLSDDSAYVHYCPNETIDGIEIFEEPSFGDKTVVADFSSCILSQPIDVSKYGIIYAGAQKNIGPSGITIVIVREDLIGYAHKILPSVLDYKTLQDHDSMFNTPPTFAWYMSGLVFKWIKSLGGLNAMQRRNQAKAQLLYQFIDQSDFYRNTVATANRSIMNVTFLSPNEELDKKFVSEATKANIIGIKGHRIAGGMRASIYNAMDIEGVNYLIHFMKQFEKQNG, from the coding sequence ATGAGTAAAAGTTATAACTTTAGTGCTGGCCCAGCCAAATTACCTGTCGATGTATTAAAACAAGTACAAAATGAACTGTTAAATTGGCATAATACTGATGCTTCTGTTATGGAATTAAGCCATAGAGGCAAAGATTTTGATGCATGTGCTATTGAAGCAACAGACGATCTGCGTGAGATATTAAACGTACCGAAAAATTATAAAATTTTGTTTTGCCAAGGTGGTGCTCGAGCACAATTTGCCGCTGTACCATTAAATATTTTAGGTAATAAAACTACTGCTGATTATATAAATAGCGGATATTGGAGCCAATGTGCTGCTAAAGAAGCCAGCAAATATTGTCAAATAAAGGAACAAAATGTTGTTGTAAAAGAAAACGGTCTAACCTCGATTAAACCTATGTCTGAATGGAAATTAAGCGATGATTCGGCTTATGTACACTATTGTCCAAATGAAACTATTGACGGTATTGAAATTTTTGAAGAGCCTAGTTTTGGTGATAAAACAGTTGTAGCCGATTTTTCATCTTGTATATTATCGCAACCCATTGATGTAAGTAAATATGGCATAATCTATGCGGGTGCACAAAAAAATATTGGTCCATCAGGTATTACCATTGTTATTGTACGTGAGGATCTTATTGGTTATGCTCATAAAATCCTACCGTCGGTATTAGATTATAAAACTTTGCAAGATCATGATTCAATGTTTAACACCCCACCAACATTTGCTTGGTATATGTCTGGATTAGTCTTTAAATGGATTAAAAGTCTTGGTGGATTGAATGCAATGCAAAGGCGCAATCAAGCTAAAGCGCAATTACTTTATCAATTTATTGATCAATCTGATTTTTACCGCAATACTGTTGCTACAGCTAATAGATCGATAATGAATGTTACTTTCTTATCGCCAAATGAAGAACTCGATAAAAAATTTGTTAGCGAAGCAACTAAGGCAAACATCATTGGTATTAAAGGTCACCGAATTGCTGGTGGTATGCGAGCATCGATCTACAATGCAATGGATATTGAAGGAGTAAATTACTTAATTCATTTTATGAAGCAATTTGAAAAACAAAATGGTTAA
- a CDS encoding DUF4156 domain-containing protein gives MSIKKLLLISTAISTAFFLNACSGSNYQPTAGGSQVQFIDTKPAANCQYLGKAEGRRSTFFSGLKTHSELIRDAASELRNNAAAMGGNMIYNAQDASQQYISDIAPTDAVMVGEVYSCK, from the coding sequence ATGTCTATAAAAAAATTATTACTTATTAGTACAGCCATTTCAACAGCATTTTTTTTAAATGCCTGTAGTGGTTCTAACTATCAACCTACGGCTGGTGGTAGTCAAGTTCAGTTTATTGATACTAAGCCTGCTGCTAACTGTCAATATTTAGGTAAAGCAGAAGGACGTCGTAGTACTTTCTTTTCAGGTCTGAAAACTCACAGTGAGCTTATTCGTGATGCAGCATCGGAACTTAGGAATAATGCCGCGGCGATGGGTGGAAATATGATTTACAATGCGCAAGATGCCTCACAACAATATATTTCTGATATTGCACCAACGGATGCAGTCATGGTCGGTGAAGTTTATAGTTGTAAATAA
- a CDS encoding ogr/Delta-like zinc finger family protein has protein sequence MKCPHCRNKTFIRSSEEISNLTRKQYYQCSNIFCGHTFTTMQSISETIVPSAIPDPKVNIPISPYSRHAKKV, from the coding sequence ATGAAATGTCCACATTGCCGAAATAAAACATTTATAAGATCGAGTGAAGAAATTAGTAACTTAACCCGCAAACAGTATTACCAATGCTCCAATATATTTTGCGGACATACTTTCACTACAATGCAATCAATATCTGAAACTATTGTACCCAGCGCAATACCAGATCCAAAAGTTAACATACCAATATCGCCATACAGCCGGCACGCCAAAAAAGTCTAA
- a CDS encoding contractile injection system protein, VgrG/Pvc8 family: protein MASPFFKIMLLNDEKKLDITPKFDNRLISMTIEDNNGFEADTIDLVIDDSDQKIKLPQRGAKLEVTLGWSADNQNTTINNKQEVILGANIKNIFNITQVTHSGAPDIITIRGASANLSEIFINKLHERMYDNITINTLVSTIASTNTLPYRCSEEIGSIKIFNVYQTKESDSSFLTRIIDEYGGGMSIKNGMLLVFKKGQGITVNGKAIPPAVIKRESGNSHSYTINNDSEYTGVKAFWYDFNKPEPEQHEIIYKKKTTNEITNETNNEINNETNNEINNETNNETNNETNNETNNETNNETNNETNNEINNEINNETNNETNNEINNETNNETNNETNNETNNETNISKSETDDKNNEDKIKIIRYVYATKESAEQAAKTTMEKIERGIATFSLKLALGRPDLFTEMPVRVEGFKEEINSTDWTIKKCTHSLNRSSGFTTEVTLTIKP from the coding sequence ATGGCTAGTCCTTTCTTTAAAATTATGTTATTAAATGATGAAAAAAAACTAGATATCACCCCAAAGTTTGATAATCGCCTAATATCAATGACGATTGAAGATAATAATGGATTTGAAGCAGACACAATTGATTTGGTTATTGATGATTCTGACCAAAAAATAAAGTTACCTCAGAGAGGGGCAAAACTAGAAGTTACGCTTGGCTGGTCAGCTGACAACCAAAATACCACTATTAATAATAAACAAGAGGTAATATTGGGAGCAAATATAAAAAATATTTTTAACATCACACAAGTTACTCATTCTGGAGCACCTGATATCATCACTATTAGAGGAGCTAGTGCCAATCTATCCGAAATATTTATAAATAAACTTCATGAACGAATGTATGACAATATTACTATTAATACTTTAGTATCGACTATTGCCTCAACAAATACTTTACCATATCGTTGCTCAGAAGAAATTGGTTCTATAAAGATATTTAACGTTTACCAAACGAAAGAATCAGATAGCTCCTTTCTTACTCGAATAATTGATGAGTATGGAGGAGGCATGAGCATCAAAAATGGTATGCTATTAGTATTCAAGAAAGGACAAGGGATTACCGTAAATGGTAAGGCTATTCCACCAGCAGTTATCAAAAGAGAATCTGGAAACTCACATTCTTATACCATAAATAATGATAGTGAATATACAGGCGTAAAAGCCTTTTGGTATGATTTTAACAAACCTGAACCAGAGCAACATGAAATTATATATAAAAAAAAAACAACTAATGAAATAACTAATGAAACAAATAATGAAATAAATAATGAAACAAATAATGAAATAAATAATGAAACAAATAATGAAACAAATAATGAAACAAATAATGAAACAAATAATGAAACAAATAATGAAACAAATAATGAAACAAATAATGAAATAAATAATGAAATAAATAATGAAACAAATAATGAAACAAATAATGAAATAAATAATGAAACAAATAATGAAACAAATAATGAAACAAATAATGAAACAAATAATGAAACAAACATATCTAAAAGTGAAACTGACGATAAAAATAATGAAGATAAGATCAAAATAATAAGATATGTTTATGCAACTAAAGAAAGTGCTGAACAAGCAGCTAAAACCACAATGGAAAAAATTGAACGTGGTATAGCAACTTTTTCACTTAAACTTGCCTTAGGTCGCCCAGATTTATTTACCGAAATGCCAGTTAGAGTAGAAGGTTTCAAAGAAGAAATAAACTCTACTGATTGGACAATTAAAAAATGTACACATTCATTAAATAGATCATCAGGTTTTACAACTGAAGTTACATTGACAATTAAACCATAA
- a CDS encoding phage tail protein — translation MKVNKSWNWAANNRVNQRSALQFTGPNNETITLSGTVYSEITDGRVSIDLLERMADLSVPMPLIEGNGVPLGFFVLNNVDKTYTELNRNGTPRKIDFTIKLTKVDIPDFFSESAIKDIIDIIK, via the coding sequence ACAAAAGTTGGAACTGGGCAGCTAATAATAGAGTCAACCAACGCTCAGCATTACAATTTACAGGTCCTAATAACGAAACAATAACTTTATCAGGTACAGTATACAGTGAAATAACTGATGGTAGGGTCAGTATTGACCTTTTGGAACGTATGGCGGATTTATCAGTACCAATGCCACTCATTGAAGGCAACGGTGTACCACTTGGTTTTTTTGTACTAAATAATGTTGATAAAACTTACACCGAACTAAATCGTAATGGCACTCCGCGAAAAATTGATTTCACCATCAAACTAACTAAAGTTGATATTCCTGACTTTTTTAGTGAAAGTGCAATCAAAGACATTATAGATATTATTAAATAG